The Moritella sp. F3 genomic interval TAAAAAGTAACTTTCGATACTGATAAACACCTTTACTTAGCGGCTGTTGCCGTGTCAGTGAGGTCGCATTATAGAGAGATGGCTGATGATGACAAGTCTTTTTCACATAAAAAATCAAAGATATTATTAATCACAACTTACCACCACGTTATACACAGCCTATGCATTTATATTTCAATAACACCAATATTTTTGTTTGTATTTCATACATTTTTTGACAAAATAAGACACAGCTATGATTTTTTTTAGCTTTTTATTGATACATTGAGATTGATTGTCGCTCTTCTATATATTCGTTACTATTAGGGACAAGAGTAACAATTGATAATTTATTCTTTCATATTAATCACTTATGTGTTTTCAGGGGTTCTTTAAAACGATGGGCTTTTCAACTTTATCCAATGCTACTCGAGCATCCGTTATTTCAGTAGCTATTGCTGTAATTGGTTTTGCAGTACTTTCTTTAACAGGAAGTACAATAGCAGCACCGATTGCGTTTGCAATTGGTGCCATTATTACTGGTATTACAATTAAATTAACAATACCTTCATCTTCAAGCAGCGCAGCTGTAGAAACAACGACTTTATATGTAGGTAACTTACCTTACCGAGCAAATGAAACATCTGTTCGTACATTATTTGCAGAACATGGGCAGGTATTATCAGTTCGCTTAATGAAAGACAAGCATACAGGTAAACGTCGTGGTTTTGGTTTCGTCGAAATGCCAGAGGCTGATGCGAAAGAAGCAATTCAATCGCTTAACGATGCTGAATACCAACAACGAACATTAAAAGTACGTGAAGCTAATGAACGCACTCTTCATCCAGCAGAGTAATTTACTTCATTAAATTATACGTCTATATATAAAGGCTGACTTAACCCTATTTCATTAAATAGGCTAGTCAGCTTTTTTTGTGCCTGTATTTTGGTACAGAACGCCTTTCCTGGATTACGTTGGTCAACTAAACGATTTTCATCCCCTAATATATCCTTAACACGAGATGCAATAGCGTTGCCTGAATCTATAAATTTAATATGCTCGCCAAGGATTTTTTCTAATTCATTTATAAGTAATGGGAAATGAGTGCAGCCGAGTACAACGACATCAGGGCTATTGCCTGGATCTTTCCACTTTGATACAACCTTACTGATTTCATCTAAGTCGACTGTATGACCGTATAGTTTATTTTCAGCCTGTAAGACTAAGCTTGTTGTCCCAATCATATCAATCTGACAATCCTGAGCATGTTCGCTCACCAGTAACTGAGTATATTCGCGTGACACTGTCCCCGGCGTAGCCAACAAACCGATGCTTTTCTTTTTACTGTGTAATGCCGCGGGTTTGATTGCAGGGACAACACCAACAAAAGCAATAGGGAAACGTTCACGCAAAGCAGGCAACACCAATGTACTAGCAGAATTACACGCAATGACGACAAGAGCAGGACTGTACTTTTCATACATGTAGCCGATTAACTGACAAACTCGTTCAACAAGAAACTCAGGTTCAAGCTCACCATAAGGGAAGTATGCATTATCAAACAGGTAAAGGTAGTCCGCGTTTGGTAATTGTTCTTTGATTGCTTTATATATAGATATGCCACCTACACCAGAATCAAAAATCAATATTTTACTCATGTACAAACCATTGGGAGATTATAAAAGCCATATAATAGTCAAGGGCAGGATAAATTGGAATAGGTAGATATAAAGAAGCCAGCATATAGCAGGCCTCTTTGGCATTACATTAGAACTCAATTACAAATTAAAATTCATAAGTAGCATTAATGTAGTAACCACGTTCAGGCGCAGGATACCCATCTGCCGTCTCATATTCTTTATCCAATACATTTTCTACACGACCAGATAACTTAAATTGAGATGTTATTTGGTACTGTGCAGATAAGTTCCAAAGGCTATATGATGCTAACACTACATCGTTATTATCAAACCGTTCACCTTGATATAAATACTGTAATGACCAATCAATATTATTCAAGCTCACGATACCTTGCCATTTAGCTTTATGTTTAGCACGTCGAACGAGCTCATCTCCGTCTGCATCTTTCGCATCCAAATACTCTAGAGATACGAGATTAGAAACAATACCAGTATCAAAGTCCAATGATAACTCTGCACCTTGTAAGATACTTTCACCATCAACATTTTCATAACGAGCAGTAGGCCAAACACCTACATAAGTAATCATATCTGAAATTTCATTTCTGTAGCCTTGTAGTGAAACATTAACCAAATTAGTGAAAACTTCAACTCCAGCTTCATAGCCTATTGACTCTTCAGGTCTAAGCTCAGGGTTGCCACTATCCGGATTTAATTCAGATAAATTAGGTGCTTTAAAACCTGTTCCAGCATTTGCAGTTAAACGTACCACAGGACTAACAAACCAGCCCGTACCAACATTCCAGGTAGTATTAGTTCCGTAATATTCATTGTCATCAGTTCTTACAGCTGTATTAACCGAAAGAGTATCAAGGCTAGTCAATAAGTTTAAAGACACAGCTTTATTATCTCTTGTCGTTTCTTTAGATGTTTCTGAAGCCCAATCCAAACCGCCCGATAATGCAAAATAATCATTTAGAACATAATTAGAAATCCAACTTAATGTTTCTTGTTCATAATGACTGTTATATGAAAATGTAGGAGAAGAACCAGGAACTAAGTTGAAATGTATATCATCTTGTTCTGCCTGAGAATATTGGATGTTAGACTCAAAGTCATCCAACTTATATTTTAAGCCCATAGACGTTGATTTATTTTCAACATTACCTTCATTTTTCCCTTTCGTTGGAGAAAAATCATCTACATACTCATATGTATTTTGATAATAGCGTAATTGAGCAAAACCAGAAATATTCTGATTAAATTTATGATTAAGTAAGAAAGAATAGCTATCACTTTCAAAACCATGTTTATCGCCATCATTTAAACCTGGATAAGGCTTAACATTGTAGCCATCTGTAGCTTCAAAATTTGCAGTCACTTTAGCTGAAGTTTTTTCTGTAATATTGGTATATAAGTACAGGTTTGATGTTTTATAATTATCACTGCCTAGCCCAGCACTAACAGATACTGAATCTTGAAGGCCGCCTTTAGTTATAATATTAATAACACCTGAAATAGCTTCAGAGCCATAGATTGCAGCTCTAGCACCACGAATAAACTCAATACGCTCAACTTGATTAATTGGGATCTGGTTAAAATCAATCGATAAGCCAACAGATGTAACCATACGGATACCATCAACTAATACCAAAGCGTGATCAGATTCGCCACCACGGACGAAAACACTCGCTAACTGCCCTCGCCCACCATTAGCGGCAACATCAACGCCAGGTAGC includes:
- the murI gene encoding glutamate racemase — translated: MSKILIFDSGVGGISIYKAIKEQLPNADYLYLFDNAYFPYGELEPEFLVERVCQLIGYMYEKYSPALVVIACNSASTLVLPALRERFPIAFVGVVPAIKPAALHSKKKSIGLLATPGTVSREYTQLLVSEHAQDCQIDMIGTTSLVLQAENKLYGHTVDLDEISKVVSKWKDPGNSPDVVVLGCTHFPLLINELEKILGEHIKFIDSGNAIASRVKDILGDENRLVDQRNPGKAFCTKIQAQKKLTSLFNEIGLSQPLYIDV
- a CDS encoding TonB-dependent receptor domain-containing protein → MSKKLLAVALLPFAALAQDPSTTNNEEVTVVTANRVEQAVSDVVAPITVMTRDDIELTQAQSLTDVFRMLPGVDVAANGGRGQLASVFVRGGESDHALVLVDGIRMVTSVGLSIDFNQIPINQVERIEFIRGARAAIYGSEAISGVINIITKGGLQDSVSVSAGLGSDNYKTSNLYLYTNITEKTSAKVTANFEATDGYNVKPYPGLNDGDKHGFESDSYSFLLNHKFNQNISGFAQLRYYQNTYEYVDDFSPTKGKNEGNVENKSTSMGLKYKLDDFESNIQYSQAEQDDIHFNLVPGSSPTFSYNSHYEQETLSWISNYVLNDYFALSGGLDWASETSKETTRDNKAVSLNLLTSLDTLSVNTAVRTDDNEYYGTNTTWNVGTGWFVSPVVRLTANAGTGFKAPNLSELNPDSGNPELRPEESIGYEAGVEVFTNLVNVSLQGYRNEISDMITYVGVWPTARYENVDGESILQGAELSLDFDTGIVSNLVSLEYLDAKDADGDELVRRAKHKAKWQGIVSLNNIDWSLQYLYQGERFDNNDVVLASYSLWNLSAQYQITSQFKLSGRVENVLDKEYETADGYPAPERGYYINATYEF
- a CDS encoding RNA-binding protein, whose protein sequence is MGFSTLSNATRASVISVAIAVIGFAVLSLTGSTIAAPIAFAIGAIITGITIKLTIPSSSSSAAVETTTLYVGNLPYRANETSVRTLFAEHGQVLSVRLMKDKHTGKRRGFGFVEMPEADAKEAIQSLNDAEYQQRTLKVREANERTLHPAE